In one Flavobacteriales bacterium genomic region, the following are encoded:
- the recN gene encoding DNA repair protein RecN, which produces MLARISVSNYLLIDALELEWAQGLTAITGETGSGKSILIGALELAMGARADTGLARDPSKRCIIELELDLRRAPARDWFEANEVPYEPRAILRRQLDPGGRSRAFVNDTPVRLEQLRELGERLIHVHSQHQTLLLNDARFQLGLVDRLAGHQEAVEALHATFMDWRHAERELALAREEEQRALAEGDYLRFQVEELEQAALREGEQQEVERELQLAEHAGERAEAYRAVEDGAMGDAGAASVLQRVRAALARAARVDGDAAALLSRLESSLIEIKDIGDEAARLAASVELDPLRAEQLRERIDLLHRLQQKHRVKSADELIALLDDLRSRTVRMGALGDRRGELEKRVAGLGALYAKQAEAVSKARTKAVKPLADQVEQLLHQLGMPHAIFRFDHWTGEAGPYGIDQVRAVFTANKDRAPAPLDKAASGGELSRVMLALISLAADSRDLPTVVFDEIDTGVSGEVADCVGTLLAAMGRERQVIAITHLPQIASKAAHHLLVSKDAEGERVRTTIAPLSQSERVEAIARMLSGRETTKAALQHARELMKQR; this is translated from the coding sequence ATGCTCGCGCGCATCTCCGTCTCCAATTACCTGCTCATCGATGCGCTCGAGCTTGAGTGGGCTCAAGGGCTCACCGCAATCACAGGCGAGACCGGGAGCGGCAAGAGCATCCTCATCGGCGCGTTGGAGCTGGCCATGGGGGCACGTGCCGATACCGGCCTGGCCCGGGACCCCTCCAAGCGCTGCATCATCGAATTGGAGCTGGACCTGCGGCGCGCACCGGCCAGGGATTGGTTCGAGGCGAACGAAGTGCCTTATGAGCCGCGTGCGATCCTGCGCCGCCAGCTCGACCCCGGCGGCCGCTCGCGCGCCTTCGTGAACGATACGCCCGTGCGGCTGGAGCAGCTCCGCGAGCTGGGCGAGCGCCTCATCCATGTGCACAGCCAGCATCAGACGCTGCTGCTCAACGATGCGCGCTTCCAGCTTGGCCTGGTCGACCGCTTGGCCGGCCATCAGGAGGCCGTTGAGGCACTTCATGCCACGTTCATGGACTGGCGGCATGCCGAGCGCGAACTCGCCCTCGCGCGCGAAGAGGAGCAGCGCGCACTGGCCGAGGGCGATTACCTGCGGTTCCAGGTGGAGGAGCTGGAGCAGGCCGCGCTCCGGGAGGGCGAGCAGCAGGAGGTGGAGCGGGAGCTTCAGCTCGCCGAGCATGCCGGGGAGCGGGCCGAGGCCTACCGCGCGGTGGAGGATGGCGCCATGGGCGATGCGGGGGCCGCTTCCGTACTCCAGCGCGTGCGTGCCGCACTCGCCCGTGCGGCACGTGTGGACGGGGACGCCGCTGCGCTGCTCAGCCGCCTGGAGAGCAGCCTCATCGAAATCAAGGACATCGGTGATGAAGCAGCGCGGCTCGCGGCCTCCGTGGAGCTCGACCCCCTGCGAGCCGAGCAGCTCCGCGAGCGCATCGACCTGCTCCACCGCTTGCAGCAGAAGCACCGGGTGAAGAGCGCCGATGAGCTGATCGCGCTGCTTGATGACCTGCGCAGCCGCACGGTTCGCATGGGGGCGCTCGGAGACCGGCGCGGGGAGCTGGAGAAGCGCGTGGCCGGGTTGGGGGCGCTCTACGCCAAGCAGGCCGAGGCCGTCTCGAAGGCACGGACCAAGGCGGTGAAGCCGCTCGCCGACCAGGTGGAGCAGCTCCTTCATCAACTGGGCATGCCGCACGCGATCTTCCGGTTCGACCATTGGACGGGTGAAGCCGGTCCGTACGGCATCGATCAGGTGCGCGCCGTCTTCACCGCGAACAAGGACCGCGCTCCCGCCCCTTTGGACAAGGCGGCCAGCGGCGGCGAGCTCAGCCGGGTGATGCTTGCCCTTATCTCCCTCGCAGCCGATTCGCGCGACCTGCCGACCGTGGTCTTCGACGAGATCGATACCGGCGTGAGCGGCGAGGTGGCCGATTGCGTGGGCACCCTGCTCGCCGCCATGGGACGCGAGCGGCAGGTGATCGCCATCACCCACCTGCCGCAGATCGCCAGCAAGGCCGCTCACCATCTGCTTGTGTCGAAGGATGCGGAAGGTGAGCGCGTACGCACCACCATCGCTCCGCTCAGCCAGTCGGAGCGCGTAGAGGCCATCGCCCGCATGCTGAGCGGGCGGGAGACGACCAAGGCCGCCCTGCAGCACGCGCGAGAGCTCATGAAGCAGAGGTGA
- a CDS encoding DUF4835 family protein, with product MRLFLLLLLLPFAALGQEFNCQVSVIAPQIATAQPRVFQSMELAIREFFNSRRFTNYNYAPAERIDLNLLLTISNQPAPDRFEGTLQVIYARPVYGTDYNSPILDLVDEKVQFNFLENTQIEFTPDRFLNNLSSLLGFYAYFVLGLDGDTFSPLGGSEFYTQAQQVVNNAQNASEEGWKAFEGQQNRYWLLDNQVQAVFRPLRELLYDYHRQGMDTMTEDAAAARRKIAAAIEKLKTVHQAKPASYNLQVIFNAKYNEIVELFKPADPAEKTKLFNTLQIIDPGHIGQYQNMMRGS from the coding sequence ATGCGCCTGTTCCTGCTGTTGCTCCTGCTGCCCTTCGCGGCCCTGGGACAGGAGTTCAACTGCCAGGTCAGCGTCATCGCACCGCAGATCGCCACGGCGCAGCCACGCGTGTTCCAGAGCATGGAGCTCGCCATCCGGGAGTTCTTCAACAGCCGGCGATTCACGAACTACAACTATGCGCCCGCCGAACGCATCGACCTGAACCTGTTGCTCACCATCAGCAACCAGCCGGCCCCCGACCGTTTCGAGGGCACCCTGCAGGTGATCTATGCCCGACCGGTGTACGGCACGGACTACAACAGCCCCATCCTTGACCTGGTGGATGAGAAGGTGCAGTTCAATTTCCTGGAGAACACACAGATCGAGTTCACGCCAGACCGCTTCCTGAACAACCTCTCCTCGCTGCTCGGGTTCTACGCCTACTTCGTGCTCGGGCTCGATGGCGACACCTTCTCACCCTTGGGCGGAAGCGAGTTCTACACGCAGGCCCAGCAGGTGGTGAACAATGCCCAGAACGCCAGCGAAGAGGGCTGGAAGGCCTTCGAGGGCCAGCAGAACAGGTATTGGCTGCTGGACAATCAGGTGCAGGCGGTGTTCCGCCCGCTGCGTGAGCTGCTCTACGATTACCACCGGCAGGGCATGGACACCATGACCGAGGATGCCGCCGCTGCGCGCCGGAAGATCGCCGCCGCCATCGAGAAGCTCAAGACGGTGCACCAGGCAAAGCCCGCCAGCTACAACCTGCAGGTGATCTTCAACGCCAAGTACAACGAGATCGTGGAGCTCTTCAAGCCCGCTGACCCGGCGGAGAAGACCAAGCTCTTCAACACCCTGCAGATCATCGATCCCGGGCATATCGGGCAGTACCAGAACATGATGCGGGGATCCTGA
- the coaBC gene encoding bifunctional phosphopantothenoylcysteine decarboxylase/phosphopantothenate--cysteine ligase CoaBC, with protein MERFLNRKVLLGVSGGIAAYKAANLTRLLVKAGCEVQVVMTPAAHDFVTPLTLATLSKRPVLTDLFVRDGSGAWNDHVHLARWADVLLIAPATANTLGKMTHGLCDNLLQACFLSAACPVFAAPAMDLEMWRDPGTQKNMDALRGRKVRFIGPESGELASGLVGEGRMSDPEAIVEALYAEFVGRSRLSGRRLLVTAGGTQEAIDPVRYIGNRSSGKMGFALAEEAAARGARVELVTGPVSLRIDRPGVARTDVVTAAEMAAVCKERAAHADAIIMSAAVADYRPAQPAPGKLKKKEADLHLALEPTEDILAWMGAHKAQGQRLVGFALETDNELANASAKLHRKNLDLLVLNSLRDAGAGFGTDTNKVTLLAPGKDPQELPLMSKRDAARAILDRLEELL; from the coding sequence GTGGAGCGCTTCCTCAATCGCAAGGTGCTGCTCGGTGTCTCGGGCGGCATCGCAGCCTATAAGGCCGCTAACCTCACCAGGCTCCTGGTGAAGGCCGGCTGCGAGGTGCAGGTGGTGATGACCCCCGCAGCGCATGACTTCGTCACGCCGCTCACGCTGGCTACGCTCAGCAAACGCCCCGTGCTGACCGACCTTTTCGTGCGGGATGGCAGCGGGGCCTGGAACGACCATGTCCATCTGGCGCGCTGGGCCGATGTCCTCCTGATCGCCCCTGCTACCGCCAACACCCTGGGCAAGATGACCCATGGGCTCTGCGACAACCTCCTGCAGGCCTGCTTTCTCAGCGCGGCCTGCCCGGTCTTCGCCGCCCCGGCCATGGATTTGGAGATGTGGCGCGATCCCGGCACGCAGAAGAACATGGATGCGCTGCGCGGAAGGAAGGTGCGCTTCATCGGGCCGGAAAGCGGCGAGCTCGCCAGCGGCTTGGTGGGCGAGGGCAGGATGAGCGACCCCGAGGCCATTGTGGAGGCCTTGTACGCCGAGTTCGTGGGGCGCAGCAGGCTGAGCGGCAGGCGCCTGCTGGTAACGGCTGGCGGGACGCAGGAGGCCATAGATCCCGTGCGGTACATCGGCAACCGGAGCAGCGGCAAGATGGGCTTTGCGCTGGCCGAGGAAGCTGCGGCGCGCGGCGCGCGGGTGGAGCTTGTCACGGGGCCCGTCTCCCTGCGCATCGATCGGCCGGGAGTCGCTCGCACCGATGTGGTTACCGCCGCCGAGATGGCTGCCGTGTGCAAGGAGCGCGCTGCGCACGCCGATGCCATCATCATGAGCGCCGCAGTGGCCGACTACCGCCCGGCGCAACCCGCTCCAGGCAAGCTCAAGAAGAAGGAGGCGGACCTCCACCTGGCGCTCGAGCCCACAGAGGACATCCTGGCCTGGATGGGCGCGCACAAGGCGCAGGGCCAGCGCCTCGTGGGCTTCGCCCTTGAAACGGACAACGAGCTGGCCAACGCGAGCGCCAAGCTCCATCGCAAGAACCTCGACCTCCTCGTCCTCAACAGCCTGCGCGATGCGGGCGCCGGCTTCGGCACCGACACGAACAAGGTTACCCTGCTCGCACCGGGCAAGGATCCGCAGGAGCTGCCGTTGATGAGCAAGCGCGATGCGGCCCGCGCTATCTTGGACCGCCTCGAAGAACTCCTCTGA
- a CDS encoding DNA-directed RNA polymerase subunit omega has translation MSNKPTTAAKTTVTRDVAKLDQETGNVYETVAILGKRANQISMRIKEELHSKLEEFAMTGENLEEVYENREQIEVSKHYERMPKPGALAIQELMEGKLYWRRGGEEAPAEVPQQA, from the coding sequence ATGAGCAACAAGCCGACCACCGCCGCCAAGACCACCGTCACCCGTGACGTGGCGAAGCTCGATCAGGAAACGGGCAACGTCTATGAGACCGTGGCCATCCTCGGCAAGCGGGCCAACCAGATCAGCATGCGCATCAAGGAGGAGCTCCATTCCAAGCTGGAGGAGTTCGCCATGACGGGCGAGAACCTTGAGGAGGTCTATGAGAACCGGGAGCAGATCGAGGTGAGCAAGCACTACGAGCGGATGCCGAAGCCGGGCGCCTTGGCCATCCAGGAGCTGATGGAGGGCAAGCTCTATTGGCGCCGTGGCGGGGAGGAGGCTCCGGCCGAGGTGCCCCAGCAAGCCTGA
- the bamD gene encoding outer membrane protein assembly factor BamD, with the protein MAAESGPGPRKAIRILLASSSALALWVLLGMAGAGSLSSCSPFNRALKSDSIPYKMEVARKYYDKGAYDRAIPLLEELIMLKRGTAESEEVNFLHAKAHFLMKDYTMAAYYLENYGRTFPVGRHAEESAFLNAYCYYMNSPNYELDQADTRVAIDQFQLYMVRFPNSSLRDSCNSIVDALRTKLEVKAYHAAEQYFHMRNYQAASMAFKDFLRQYPNSDYREDAMLRILRADHSLAMNSVETKRLERLQEAMRSYRNFADAYPNSVERDLAERLRKELEAALAQPTPNQQP; encoded by the coding sequence ATGGCCGCTGAATCAGGTCCCGGGCCGCGCAAGGCCATACGCATCCTGCTCGCCTCCTCATCCGCGCTCGCACTTTGGGTGCTGCTGGGCATGGCCGGTGCCGGGTCTCTGAGCTCCTGCAGTCCCTTCAACCGGGCCCTGAAGAGCGACAGCATCCCCTACAAGATGGAGGTGGCCCGGAAGTACTACGACAAGGGGGCATACGACCGCGCCATCCCCCTGCTCGAGGAGCTCATCATGCTCAAGCGGGGCACGGCCGAGAGCGAGGAGGTGAACTTCCTGCACGCCAAGGCCCACTTCCTTATGAAGGACTACACCATGGCTGCCTACTACCTGGAGAACTATGGCCGCACCTTCCCGGTGGGGCGCCATGCCGAGGAGTCCGCCTTCCTGAATGCCTACTGCTACTACATGAACAGCCCGAACTACGAGCTGGACCAGGCCGATACGCGCGTGGCCATCGACCAGTTCCAGCTGTACATGGTGCGGTTCCCGAACTCCAGTCTGAGGGACAGCTGCAACAGCATCGTGGATGCCCTGCGGACGAAGCTGGAAGTGAAGGCGTACCATGCCGCCGAGCAGTACTTCCACATGCGCAATTACCAGGCGGCCAGCATGGCCTTCAAGGACTTCCTGCGCCAGTACCCCAACAGCGACTACCGGGAGGATGCCATGCTCCGGATCCTGCGGGCCGACCATTCGTTGGCCATGAACAGCGTGGAAACCAAGCGGTTGGAGCGCCTGCAGGAGGCTATGCGATCTTACCGTAATTTCGCCGACGCTTATCCGAACAGCGTCGAGCGCGACCTGGCCGAGCGGCTCCGCAAGGAGCTCGAGGCTGCATTGGCCCAGCCGACACCGAACCAGCAACCATGA